From the genome of Yersinia enterocolitica, one region includes:
- a CDS encoding peptidoglycan glycosyltransferase FtsI (penicillin-binding protein 3; transpeptidase involved in septal peptidoglycan synthesis), producing MKATRPGKLKRQEEQASFISWRFALLCGCILLALVGLMLRTAYLQVINPDRLVREGDMRSLRVQEVPTARGMISDRSGRPLAVSVPVNAVWADPKELTERGGITLDTRWKALSDALEIPLDQLAARINANPKGRFVYLARQVNPAIGDYIHKLKLPGIYLRQESRRYYPAGQVMAHIIGVTNIDSQGIEGVEKSFDRWLTGQPGERTVRKDRYGRVIEDISSVDSQAAHNLVLSVDERLQALVYRELNNAVAFNKAESGTAVLVDVSTGEVLAMANSPSYNPNNLTGTPKDAMRNRAITDIFEPGSTVKPMVVMTALQHGVVKENSVLNTLPYFVNGHQIKDVARYAELSVTGILQKSSNVGVSKLALAMPSSALVDTYSRFGFGKATNLGLVGESSGLYPKKQRWSDIERATFSFGYGLMVTPLQLARVYATIGSMGIYRPLSITKVDPPVAGERVFPEPLVRTVVHMMESVALPGGGGTKAAIKGYRIAIKTGTAKKVGPDGKYMDRYLAYTAGVAPASNPRFALVVVINDPQAGKYYGGAVSAPVFGAIMGGVLRTMNIEPDALPTGDKSELVINTKEGSGGRS from the coding sequence ATGAAAGCAACGCGCCCCGGGAAGTTAAAGCGCCAGGAAGAACAAGCCAGCTTTATTAGCTGGCGTTTTGCGTTGCTGTGCGGCTGTATTTTATTGGCATTGGTCGGTTTGATGTTACGTACTGCATACCTGCAAGTGATTAACCCTGACAGACTGGTGCGTGAGGGTGATATGCGCTCGTTACGGGTACAGGAAGTGCCGACAGCCCGTGGCATGATCAGTGACCGTTCAGGTCGCCCGTTGGCGGTTAGCGTGCCGGTTAATGCGGTTTGGGCAGATCCGAAAGAGCTGACCGAGCGCGGGGGTATTACGTTAGATACTCGCTGGAAAGCGCTATCGGATGCACTGGAAATCCCACTGGATCAATTGGCGGCCCGGATTAATGCTAACCCGAAGGGACGTTTCGTTTATCTGGCGCGTCAGGTTAATCCCGCGATTGGCGACTATATCCATAAACTGAAACTCCCCGGTATCTATTTGCGCCAGGAATCACGCCGTTACTATCCGGCAGGCCAAGTGATGGCACACATTATCGGTGTGACCAACATCGATAGCCAAGGTATCGAAGGGGTTGAGAAAAGCTTTGACCGTTGGCTTACCGGGCAACCGGGTGAACGTACGGTACGTAAAGACCGCTATGGCCGTGTCATTGAGGATATCTCTTCTGTCGATAGTCAGGCAGCACATAATCTGGTGTTGAGTGTTGATGAGCGTTTACAGGCGCTGGTGTATCGCGAATTGAACAATGCGGTGGCATTCAACAAAGCAGAATCAGGCACTGCGGTGCTGGTAGATGTGAGTACCGGCGAAGTATTAGCCATGGCGAATAGCCCGTCTTATAACCCGAATAACCTGACCGGAACGCCGAAAGATGCTATGCGTAACCGGGCGATAACCGATATTTTTGAACCCGGCTCCACAGTGAAGCCCATGGTAGTGATGACGGCATTGCAGCATGGCGTTGTGAAAGAAAACAGTGTGCTGAACACCTTGCCGTACTTTGTTAACGGTCACCAGATTAAAGACGTGGCCCGTTATGCAGAACTATCTGTGACCGGGATCTTGCAGAAGTCGAGTAACGTCGGCGTTTCTAAGCTGGCGTTAGCGATGCCATCCTCAGCGTTAGTAGATACTTACTCACGGTTTGGGTTTGGGAAAGCGACCAATTTGGGGTTGGTCGGAGAAAGCAGTGGCTTATATCCTAAAAAACAACGGTGGTCTGACATAGAGAGGGCCACCTTCTCTTTCGGCTACGGGCTAATGGTAACACCGTTACAACTAGCGCGAGTCTATGCAACCATCGGCAGCATGGGGATTTATCGCCCGCTGTCGATCACTAAAGTTGACCCGCCAGTGGCCGGTGAACGCGTTTTCCCAGAACCGTTGGTTCGTACCGTGGTTCATATGATGGAAAGCGTGGCATTACCTGGCGGCGGGGGCACCAAAGCCGCCATTAAAGGCTACCGTATTGCCATTAAAACCGGTACCGCCAAGAAAGTTGGCCCGGACGGTAAATATATGGACCGATACCTCGCTTACACCGCCGGCGTAGCGCCCGCGAGTAACCCTCGATTTGCTCTGGTTGTGGTCATCAATGACCCGCAGGCAGGGAAATATTACGGTGGTGCGGTTTCTGCACCGGTGTTCGGTGCCATCATGGGCGGCGTCCTGCGTACCATGAACATTGAGCCAGATGCGTTACCCACCGGTGATAAAAGCGAATTAGTGATTAATACAAAAGAGGGTTCAGGTGGCAGATCGTAA
- a CDS encoding cell division protein FtsL translates to MIGSERHGLVGVIGGDLIRNAKIPLILLIAVLVSAVFVVTTAHRTRLLTAEREQLVLERDALDIEWRNLILEENALGDHSRVESIATDKLKMQHVDPSQENIVVKQ, encoded by the coding sequence GTGATAGGCAGCGAACGCCACGGTTTAGTTGGGGTCATCGGCGGTGATTTAATCCGCAATGCGAAGATCCCGTTGATTTTACTGATCGCGGTGTTGGTATCTGCTGTTTTCGTGGTAACCACCGCCCACCGTACACGCTTGTTGACCGCAGAGCGTGAGCAGTTGGTGCTGGAGCGGGACGCGCTCGATATCGAGTGGCGTAACCTGATTCTGGAAGAGAATGCGTTGGGTGACCACAGTCGTGTGGAAAGTATCGCGACTGACAAATTGAAAATGCAACATGTTGATCCATCACAAGAAAATATTGTGGTTAAACAATAA
- a CDS encoding 16S rRNA (cytosine(1402)-N(4))-methyltransferase, translated as MVDNNKIVDNNYKHTSVLLDEAVNGLNIRDNGIYIDGTFGRGGHSRLILSQLGPEGRLIAIDRDPQAIEAAKSITDPRFSIVHGPFSELAHYVRELDLVGRIDGVLLDLGVSSPQLDDPERGFSFMRDGPLDMRMDPSRGLSAAEWLMKASADDIAWVLKTFGEERFAKRLAKAIVERNLTQPMTRTKELADLIANASPFREKHKHPATRSFQAIRIYINSELEEIERALDGALEVLAPAGRLSVISFHSLEDRIVKNFIRHHSRGPQVPAGLPLTEAQLRSMGGRTLKSVGKMMPPDAEVAENPRARSSVLRFAERIKE; from the coding sequence ATGGTAGATAACAACAAAATTGTAGATAACAACTACAAGCATACAAGCGTATTGCTGGATGAGGCGGTAAATGGCCTGAACATCCGCGATAACGGCATCTATATTGACGGAACTTTTGGCCGTGGTGGCCATTCGCGTCTGATTCTGTCCCAGCTTGGGCCAGAAGGGCGTCTGATTGCAATTGACCGTGACCCACAAGCTATCGAAGCGGCAAAATCTATTACAGATCCGCGTTTCTCTATCGTACACGGTCCTTTTTCCGAGTTAGCACATTATGTGCGAGAGCTGGACTTAGTGGGCCGGATTGACGGTGTATTGCTGGATCTCGGGGTTTCATCACCACAGTTGGATGACCCTGAGCGTGGTTTCTCTTTCATGCGTGACGGGCCGTTGGATATGCGCATGGACCCCTCCCGTGGATTATCAGCTGCTGAATGGTTGATGAAAGCCAGCGCTGATGATATCGCGTGGGTGCTGAAAACCTTTGGTGAAGAGCGTTTTGCCAAGCGTCTGGCCAAAGCCATTGTTGAGCGCAACCTTACTCAACCGATGACTCGTACCAAAGAGCTGGCGGATTTGATTGCCAACGCCAGCCCATTTCGCGAAAAGCACAAACATCCTGCTACCCGTAGCTTCCAGGCTATTCGTATCTATATCAATAGTGAGTTGGAAGAGATTGAGCGCGCACTTGATGGCGCACTTGAAGTCCTGGCCCCTGCGGGCCGTTTGTCAGTAATTAGCTTCCACTCTCTTGAAGATCGTATTGTTAAAAACTTTATTCGTCATCACAGCCGTGGACCACAGGTGCCGGCGGGGTTGCCATTGACGGAAGCGCAGTTGCGCAGCATGGGTGGGCGCACATTGAAATCGGTTGGCAAGATGATGCCTCCAGATGCTGAAGTGGCTGAAAACCCACGGGCACGAAGCTCGGTATTGCGTTTTGCCGAGAGGATTAAAGAGTGA
- a CDS encoding transcriptional regulator MraZ has protein sequence MFRGATMVNLDSKGRLAVPTRYRDLLNEESQGQMVCTIDLHQPCLLLYPLPEWEIIEQKLSRLSSMNPAERRVQRLLLGHASECQMDGAGRLLIAGTLRQHAGLNKEVMLVGQFNKFELWDEQTWYQQVKDDIDAEQSTQEPLSERLQDLSL, from the coding sequence ATGTTTCGTGGTGCAACGATGGTTAACCTCGACAGTAAAGGGCGGCTTGCCGTACCTACCCGTTATCGGGATTTACTGAATGAGGAATCGCAGGGCCAGATGGTCTGTACCATAGACCTTCACCAACCATGCCTGTTGCTTTATCCACTCCCTGAATGGGAAATCATTGAACAAAAATTATCCCGTCTGTCGAGCATGAATCCGGCTGAACGTCGGGTTCAGCGTTTGCTGTTAGGGCACGCCAGTGAATGTCAGATGGATGGTGCTGGGCGCTTACTGATCGCAGGAACACTGCGACAGCATGCCGGGCTGAATAAAGAAGTGATGCTGGTTGGGCAGTTCAACAAGTTTGAACTGTGGGATGAACAGACCTGGTATCAACAAGTCAAGGATGACATCGACGCAGAACAGTCCACTCAGGAACCATTGTCTGAGCGGCTACAGGACTTATCGCTATAA
- a CDS encoding L-alanine exporter AlaE, translated as MTMFSTGSRLRSAAADTFALVVYCFVIGMIIEIVISGMTFQQSLSSRLVSIPVNILIAWPYGVYRDAFIRFARHHAGKYFWARNLADLLAYVSFQSPVYAIILWSVGADLEQITTAVTSNALVSMAMGVAYGYFLEYCRRLFRVAGYI; from the coding sequence ATGACAATGTTTTCAACTGGGTCCCGTCTGCGTAGTGCCGCAGCCGATACTTTTGCACTGGTAGTGTATTGTTTTGTCATCGGCATGATAATTGAAATCGTGATCTCGGGAATGACCTTCCAGCAGTCTCTTTCTTCTCGCCTGGTTTCAATACCGGTCAATATCCTTATTGCCTGGCCTTATGGGGTGTATCGGGATGCTTTTATCCGCTTTGCGCGTCATCATGCCGGCAAGTATTTTTGGGCAAGGAATCTGGCAGACTTACTGGCCTATGTCAGCTTCCAGTCTCCAGTTTATGCCATAATTTTGTGGTCGGTCGGGGCTGATTTAGAGCAAATCACTACAGCGGTTACCAGTAACGCGTTGGTTTCAATGGCGATGGGTGTGGCTTACGGCTATTTCCTGGAATATTGCCGTCGATTGTTCCGCGTGGCGGGCTATATTTGA
- a CDS encoding catabolite repressor/activator, whose product MKLDEIARLAGVSRTTASYVINGKAKQYRVSDKTVDKVMAVVREHNYHPNAVAAGLRAGRTRSIGLVIPDLENTSYTRIANYLERQARQRGYQLLIACSEDQPDNEMRCIEHLLQRQVDAIIVSTALPPEHPFYQRWANDPLPIIALDRALDREHFISVVGADQEDALMLAQELRAFPAESVLYLGALPELSVSFLREMGFREAWKDDPRKVDYLYANSYEREAAGVLFAQWLKTHPMPQALFTTSFQLLQGVMDVTLKQSGRLPSNLAIATFGDNELLDFLECPVLAVAQRHRDVAERVLELVLASLDEPHKPKPGLTRIRRNLFRRGSLSRK is encoded by the coding sequence GTGAAACTGGATGAAATCGCGCGTCTTGCGGGTGTTTCGCGTACAACGGCCAGTTATGTCATTAATGGCAAAGCGAAACAGTACCGAGTCAGCGATAAAACAGTAGACAAAGTTATGGCGGTTGTCAGGGAACATAACTATCACCCAAATGCTGTTGCGGCAGGATTGCGCGCGGGCAGAACCCGCTCCATCGGTTTGGTGATCCCGGATCTTGAGAATACCAGCTATACCCGCATTGCAAATTATCTGGAACGCCAGGCGCGCCAGCGCGGTTATCAACTGTTGATAGCCTGCTCGGAAGATCAACCAGATAACGAGATGCGTTGTATCGAACACCTGTTACAGCGTCAGGTTGATGCCATTATCGTTTCTACCGCATTGCCCCCTGAGCACCCTTTTTACCAGCGCTGGGCTAATGATCCATTGCCAATAATTGCATTGGATCGGGCGCTAGATCGGGAGCATTTCATTAGCGTCGTCGGCGCGGATCAAGAAGATGCACTGATGTTGGCACAAGAACTGCGTGCCTTCCCGGCGGAATCTGTATTGTATTTAGGCGCGCTGCCGGAACTATCAGTCAGTTTCTTGCGTGAGATGGGATTCCGTGAGGCGTGGAAAGATGATCCACGTAAAGTCGATTACCTGTATGCCAATAGCTACGAGCGCGAAGCTGCCGGTGTGCTGTTTGCGCAGTGGCTTAAGACCCACCCAATGCCACAGGCGTTGTTTACCACCTCATTCCAGCTACTACAGGGCGTTATGGATGTTACCTTAAAGCAAAGTGGGCGTTTACCCAGTAATCTGGCGATTGCTACTTTTGGTGATAACGAGCTGCTGGACTTCCTTGAGTGCCCAGTACTGGCGGTGGCACAGCGTCATCGCGATGTTGCCGAGCGCGTACTGGAGCTGGTATTAGCCAGTCTGGATGAGCCACATAAACCGAAACCGGGTTTAACCCGTATTCGCCGCAACTTGTTCCGCCGTGGCAGTTTGAGCCGCAAGTAA
- a CDS encoding acetolactate synthase small subunit, with protein sequence MRRRILSVLLENESGALSRVVGLFSQRGYNIESLTVAPTDDPTLSRMTIQTVGDAKVLEQIEKQLHKLVDVLRVSELVSGSHVEREIMLVKLQASGYGREEVKRCAEIFRGQIVDVTATLYTVQLAGTSDKLDAFLNAVREVAEIVEVARSGIVGVSRGDKIMR encoded by the coding sequence ATGCGCCGCCGGATTTTATCAGTTCTACTGGAAAACGAATCAGGTGCCCTCTCAAGAGTGGTGGGCCTGTTTTCTCAACGTGGTTATAACATTGAGAGTTTAACGGTTGCGCCGACCGACGATCCTACACTTTCCCGCATGACGATTCAGACTGTAGGTGATGCCAAAGTTCTGGAGCAGATAGAAAAACAGCTACATAAATTGGTGGATGTACTGCGCGTCAGTGAGCTGGTTTCTGGCTCGCATGTTGAACGTGAGATTATGCTGGTAAAGTTGCAGGCCAGTGGTTACGGGCGTGAGGAAGTGAAACGATGTGCGGAAATATTCCGTGGGCAAATTGTGGATGTTACCGCCACGCTCTACACCGTCCAACTGGCGGGCACCAGTGATAAACTGGATGCATTCCTCAATGCGGTGCGGGAAGTGGCAGAAATTGTTGAAGTTGCCCGCTCAGGCATTGTCGGTGTGTCACGTGGTGACAAGATTATGCGTTAA
- a CDS encoding acetolactate synthase 3 large subunit (catalyzes the formation of 2-acetolactate from pyruvate, leucine sensitive), producing the protein MEMLSGAEMVVRSLIDQGVKHVFGYPGGAVLDIYDALHTVGGIDHVLVRHEQGAVHMADGYARATGEVGVVLVTSGPGATNAITGIATAYMDSVPMVVLSGQVPSSLIGYDAFQECDMVGISRPVVKHSFLVKRTEDIPMVLKKAFYLASTGRPGPVVIDLPKDIVGPAVKMPYAYPDQVSLRSYNPTVQGHRGQIKRALQTILTAKKPIMYVGGGAINSACHEELLALAEQLNLPVTSSLMGLGSFPGTHRQSVGMLGMHGTFEANMAMHNTDLIFAVGVRFDDRTTNNLAKYCPNATVVHIDIDPTSISKTVNADIPIVGDAKQVLVQMLELLSQIDCTQDCDSLRDWWQSIEQWRARNCLSYNKDSGKIKPQAVIETLHRLTSGDAYVTSDVGQHQMFAALYYPFDKPRRWINSGGLGTMGFGLPAALGVKLALPDETVVCVTGDGSIQMNIQELSTALQYNLPVLVLNLNNRYLGMVKQWQDMIYSGRHSQSYMDSLPDFVKLAEAYGHIGVSIRTPDELESKLADALTQLSETKRLVFVDVTVDETEHVYPMQIRGGGMDEMWLSKTERT; encoded by the coding sequence ATGGAGATGTTGTCAGGAGCCGAGATGGTTGTCCGGTCGTTAATCGACCAGGGCGTGAAGCATGTATTCGGTTATCCCGGCGGGGCCGTACTTGATATCTACGATGCCCTGCATACGGTCGGCGGCATCGATCACGTGCTGGTACGCCATGAACAAGGCGCGGTTCACATGGCCGATGGTTATGCTCGGGCAACCGGTGAGGTTGGCGTGGTGCTAGTCACTTCCGGCCCTGGGGCGACCAATGCCATTACCGGTATTGCTACCGCGTATATGGATTCTGTACCGATGGTGGTGCTTTCCGGTCAGGTACCTAGCTCATTGATAGGTTACGATGCTTTTCAGGAATGTGACATGGTGGGGATCTCCCGCCCAGTGGTGAAACACAGTTTTCTGGTGAAGCGCACTGAAGATATTCCAATGGTACTGAAAAAAGCCTTCTATCTGGCATCGACTGGCCGCCCAGGTCCGGTCGTTATAGATTTGCCAAAAGATATCGTTGGCCCTGCGGTAAAAATGCCTTACGCCTACCCGGATCAGGTTAGCTTGCGCTCTTATAACCCCACGGTACAAGGCCATCGTGGGCAGATTAAACGCGCGCTGCAAACTATTCTGACGGCTAAAAAACCCATCATGTATGTCGGCGGTGGGGCGATTAATTCTGCCTGCCACGAAGAGCTGCTAGCTCTTGCTGAGCAACTGAATTTGCCGGTGACCAGCTCTTTGATGGGGCTGGGGAGCTTCCCAGGCACTCATCGCCAAAGCGTGGGTATGTTGGGGATGCACGGGACATTCGAAGCCAATATGGCGATGCACAATACGGATCTGATTTTTGCCGTTGGCGTGCGCTTTGATGACCGAACCACCAATAATCTGGCGAAATACTGTCCGAATGCCACTGTGGTACACATTGATATCGACCCGACTTCAATTTCGAAAACCGTAAATGCCGATATTCCGATTGTTGGTGATGCCAAACAAGTCTTGGTACAGATGCTGGAGCTGCTGTCTCAGATTGATTGCACACAAGATTGCGATAGTTTACGTGATTGGTGGCAATCCATCGAACAATGGCGTGCCCGTAATTGTCTGAGTTACAACAAAGACAGTGGAAAAATCAAGCCGCAGGCAGTGATCGAAACCCTACATCGCCTCACCAGCGGTGATGCTTATGTCACCTCTGATGTCGGTCAACACCAGATGTTCGCCGCACTTTATTATCCGTTTGATAAACCACGCCGTTGGATTAACTCAGGAGGCCTTGGGACGATGGGCTTTGGCCTGCCGGCAGCGCTTGGCGTTAAACTGGCGTTACCAGACGAAACGGTAGTTTGCGTTACCGGTGATGGTAGCATCCAGATGAATATTCAGGAGTTATCTACTGCACTGCAATATAACTTGCCAGTGCTCGTGCTGAACCTGAACAACCGCTATCTCGGCATGGTGAAACAGTGGCAGGATATGATCTACTCTGGCCGCCACTCACAGTCTTATATGGATTCGCTGCCTGACTTCGTCAAATTGGCTGAAGCCTATGGTCATATTGGTGTTTCCATCCGCACGCCGGATGAGTTGGAAAGCAAACTGGCTGATGCCCTGACACAATTATCCGAGACCAAGCGTTTGGTATTTGTAGATGTGACGGTTGATGAAACGGAGCATGTTTACCCGATGCAGATTCGTGGTGGTGGCATGGACGAAATGTGGCTTAGCAAAACGGAGAGGACATAA
- a CDS encoding long-chain fatty acid--CoA ligase, translated as MTHTLEQYHLVRRLRQQISHRADQIALREWSPEGEKQLSWQQVDTHVTRISAALLSLGVAIQERIGIFANNSMTWSLADLAILQLRGVSVPLYATNTSTQAAYVLNDADVRILFVGGQTQFDVAATLKPLCPQLAQIIVLDPAVDLRGCEYAQHLADFEQQPDAVQQHLLTTRIDSCDLNDLFTLIYTSGTTGEPKGVMLDYRNMAAQLYLHDQRLTLTAEDVSLSFLPLSHVFERAWSFYVMHTGAQNVYISDTDWVRSAMQAVKPTVMCAVPRFYEKVFSAINDKVALAKWHRRLLFRWAVGRGERKFQSLQRGETLSLLSEQMYQLADRLVLRKLRGVLGGRVRFLPAAGARLDDNIILFFQSIGINIKYGYGMTETCATVSCWEEHDFRFGSIGKPLPGIDVRLGAENEIQVRGPIVMRGYFNKPQQTAESFTEDGWLKTGDAGALDAQGNLFITERLKDLMKTSGGKYIAPQMIEGTLGQDRFIEQVAIIADTRKFVSALIVPCFESLEEYARSINLKYHDRLELLRHSHIVGLFEQRLKDMQKELAMFEQVKRFTLLPQAFTMETGELTPTMKLRRKIILQRYQNEIDSMYRD; from the coding sequence ATGACCCACACATTAGAGCAATACCACCTTGTGCGCCGTCTGCGCCAACAAATCAGCCACCGTGCTGACCAGATAGCTTTGCGTGAATGGTCACCCGAGGGTGAAAAACAACTAAGCTGGCAGCAGGTTGACACGCATGTCACCCGGATTTCAGCAGCTTTGTTATCCCTCGGGGTTGCCATTCAGGAGCGTATTGGGATTTTTGCCAACAACAGTATGACTTGGTCGTTGGCGGATTTAGCTATTTTACAGTTGCGTGGCGTCAGCGTCCCACTGTATGCCACCAATACCAGCACTCAGGCTGCTTATGTGCTCAATGATGCCGATGTGCGTATTTTATTTGTCGGTGGACAGACACAATTTGATGTTGCTGCAACACTAAAGCCGCTGTGCCCGCAACTTGCTCAAATTATTGTATTAGACCCCGCAGTCGATTTGCGCGGTTGTGAATATGCCCAACACTTAGCTGATTTTGAGCAACAACCTGATGCGGTCCAACAGCACCTACTCACTACGCGTATAGATAGTTGCGACTTAAATGATTTATTCACACTGATTTATACCTCGGGTACCACGGGTGAACCTAAAGGTGTGATGCTGGATTACCGTAATATGGCAGCCCAGCTTTATTTGCACGATCAGCGCTTAACCCTGACAGCAGAGGATGTCTCTCTTAGTTTCCTGCCGTTATCCCATGTGTTTGAGCGGGCGTGGAGCTTCTATGTAATGCATACCGGCGCGCAAAATGTCTATATCAGCGACACTGATTGGGTGCGCTCGGCAATGCAGGCAGTAAAGCCGACAGTGATGTGTGCCGTCCCTCGTTTTTACGAGAAGGTATTCAGTGCCATCAATGACAAAGTTGCTCTGGCAAAATGGCATCGCCGGCTATTGTTTCGCTGGGCGGTAGGTCGGGGTGAGCGCAAATTCCAAAGCCTGCAACGTGGGGAAACATTATCATTGCTATCCGAACAGATGTACCAGTTGGCGGATCGTCTGGTGTTGAGGAAATTGCGAGGGGTGTTGGGGGGTAGAGTGCGCTTTTTACCGGCCGCCGGTGCTCGGTTAGATGACAATATCATCCTGTTTTTCCAGTCCATCGGTATCAACATTAAGTACGGCTATGGCATGACCGAAACCTGTGCCACCGTCTCTTGTTGGGAAGAGCACGACTTCCGGTTCGGCTCTATCGGTAAGCCATTACCGGGGATTGATGTGCGTTTGGGCGCAGAGAATGAAATTCAGGTACGTGGCCCGATTGTGATGCGTGGTTACTTTAATAAACCGCAACAGACGGCAGAGTCGTTCACCGAAGATGGTTGGCTCAAAACGGGGGATGCCGGGGCGTTGGATGCTCAGGGTAATTTGTTTATCACCGAACGGCTGAAAGATTTGATGAAAACCTCCGGCGGCAAATACATTGCGCCGCAAATGATTGAGGGCACACTCGGTCAGGATCGTTTCATTGAGCAGGTCGCGATTATTGCCGATACGCGCAAATTTGTCTCAGCGCTGATTGTGCCCTGTTTTGAATCACTTGAAGAGTATGCCCGTTCGATAAACCTGAAATACCATGACCGGTTAGAGTTGTTACGCCATAGCCATATTGTCGGTTTGTTTGAACAAAGACTGAAAGATATGCAAAAAGAGTTGGCGATGTTCGAGCAGGTTAAGCGCTTTACGTTGTTACCACAGGCATTCACCATGGAAACCGGTGAACTGACACCGACGATGAAATTGCGTCGCAAAATCATTCTCCAGCGTTATCAGAATGAAATTGATTCGATGTACCGTGATTAA
- a CDS encoding transcriptional regulator LeuO translates to MLEHNLVADDQVTKKEGSDVHLRSVDLNLLTVFDAVMQMHNVTRAAQSLGMSQPAVSNAVARLKVMFNDELFVRYGRGIQPTARARQLFGPVRQALQLVQNELPGAGFEAKKSGRIFNLSICSPLDIRLTAQIIESVKQLAPNVQLIIKSYLNDNIEHQLRYQETEFVIGYTKFERPDFHYLSISNDESVLAVSKNHPRIDNSITQEQLLSESHAVVSLDKVGSFSEHYYESEISAQTIVYESTDMNSVLNIVSQTCFVAIAPRWLVQTYSEALNLKLISLPWKETCRPCYLTWHESTDRDKGHQWMKELLSQLDTPE, encoded by the coding sequence ATGCTTGAACACAACTTAGTAGCCGACGACCAAGTAACTAAAAAAGAAGGTAGTGATGTTCACTTAAGAAGTGTCGATCTCAATTTATTAACGGTTTTTGATGCGGTGATGCAAATGCATAATGTAACACGTGCAGCCCAGTCACTGGGGATGTCCCAGCCTGCGGTGAGTAACGCAGTCGCTCGCTTGAAAGTGATGTTTAATGATGAGCTGTTTGTTCGTTATGGCCGTGGTATCCAGCCTACCGCCAGGGCTCGTCAGTTGTTTGGCCCGGTTAGACAAGCTCTGCAATTAGTTCAAAATGAGTTACCCGGTGCGGGCTTTGAAGCCAAAAAAAGTGGGCGAATCTTTAATCTATCTATTTGTAGCCCGTTAGATATTAGATTGACGGCACAAATAATAGAAAGTGTTAAGCAATTAGCGCCTAATGTTCAACTCATTATCAAATCCTATTTGAATGATAATATTGAGCATCAGTTACGTTATCAAGAGACCGAGTTTGTGATAGGTTATACCAAGTTTGAGCGCCCAGACTTCCATTACTTATCAATATCTAATGATGAGTCCGTTTTGGCGGTCTCAAAAAATCACCCCCGTATTGATAATTCAATTACGCAAGAACAGCTCCTTTCAGAGTCACACGCGGTAGTGTCATTGGATAAAGTAGGTTCTTTCAGTGAGCATTATTATGAATCAGAGATAAGTGCTCAAACTATTGTATATGAAAGTACCGATATGAATAGTGTGCTTAATATTGTATCCCAAACTTGCTTTGTGGCGATTGCTCCTCGCTGGCTTGTTCAAACATACAGTGAAGCACTTAATCTGAAACTTATCTCTTTACCTTGGAAGGAAACATGCCGCCCATGTTATCTCACGTGGCACGAATCTACTGATAGAGATAAAGGCCATCAGTGGATGAAAGAGTTACTCAGCCAATTGGATACTCCTGAGTAA